The Triticum aestivum cultivar Chinese Spring chromosome 3A, IWGSC CS RefSeq v2.1, whole genome shotgun sequence genome includes a region encoding these proteins:
- the LOC123058169 gene encoding protein SPEAR1, protein MGSSSVDGAGEMCLEAGAGRAGRRGGKKAAEMKAAKQPQRGLGVAQLEKIRMQNQMIAAYRSGLPPPPPPQQVPYAAVPTAGAASSFQPYLAGCFEAMDRRIADVQYSQYYAENLLPNSSSRPPSTSPLFVVHDSSSSGQRQQQTPHEYDYWMRHSHESSGRGGAGSTEELDLELRL, encoded by the exons ATGGGGAGCAGCAGCGTCGACGGAGCCGGCGAGATGTGCTTGGAGGCTGGCGCCGGCAGGGCGGGGAGGCGCGGCGGGAAGAAGGCGGCGGAGATGAAGGCCGCCAAGCAGCCGCAGCGCGGGCTCGGCGTCGCGCAGCTGGAGAAGATCCGGATGCAGAACCAGATGATCGCCGCGTACCGCTCCGgcctgcctccgccgcctccgccgcagcAGGTGCCGTACGCCGCAGTCCCGACGGCCGGCGCCGCATCGTCTTTCCAGCCCTATCTAGCT GGTTGCTTTGAGGCGATGGACCGGAGGATCGCTGACGTGCAGTACAGCCAGTACTACGCGGAGAACCTGCTGCCTAACAGCTCCAGCCGGCCGCCGTCGACGTCGCCGCTCTTCGTCGTCCATGACTCGTCGTCGTCAGGACAGAGGCAGCAGCAGACGCCTCACGAGTACGACTACTGGATGCGCCACAGCCACGAGTCCAGCGGCCGCGGCGGCGCCGGAAGCACGGAAGAGCTAGATCTGGAGCTGAGGCTGTAG
- the LOC123060802 gene encoding auxin-responsive protein IAA3, translating into MSPPLELDYIGLSAAAGGRADDDLKGTELRLGLPGCESPDRRPVTATTTLELLPAKGAKRGFSDEVAPPAPASAGGKGKDASGDEKDKKVAAPPQPAAKTQVVGWPPVRSYRKNTMATTTNQLKSSKEDSDTKQGQEFLYVKVSMDGAPYLRKVDLKTYKNYKDMVVGLGKMFIGFRTGKDGASENRKDGEYVMTYEDKDGDWMLVGDVPWEMFTESCRRIRVMKSADVIGLGVTRAGVKSKNKN; encoded by the exons ATGTCGCCGCCTCTCGAGCTCGACTACATAGGCCTCTcggccgccgccggcggccgcgcGGACGACGACCTGAAAGGCACCGAGCTCCGCCTCGGACTTCCCGGCTGCGAGTCGCCCGACCGCCGCCCGGTCAccgccaccaccacactggagctgCTGCCCGCCAAGGGCGCCAAGCGAGGGTTTTCGGACGAGGTCGCGCCGCCTGCGCCGGCTTCCGCCGGCGGGAAAGGCAAGGACGCGTCCGGGGATGAGAAGGACAAGAAggtcgccgccccgccgcagcCTGCTGCCAA GACTCAGGTGGTGGGATGGCCACCAGTACGCAGCTACCGCAAGAACACGATGGCAACCACCACCAACCAGCTGAAGAGCAGCAAGGAGGATTCTGACACGAAGCAGGGGCAAGAGTTTCTGTATGTCAAGGTCAGCATGGATGGTGCGCCTTACCTGAGGAAGGTTGACCTCAAGACATACAAGAACTACAAGGACATGGTTGTGGGGCTAGGGAAAATGTTCATTGGCTTCAGGACCG GGAAGGATGGTGCATCTGAGAACAGAAAGGATGGTGAATATGTGATGACTTACGAAGACAAGGATGGAGACTGGATGCTGGTTGGTGACGTCCCATGGGA GATGTTCACCGAGTCTTGCCGGAGGATCAGGGTCATGAAAAGTGCAGATGTGATTGGACTTG GAGTTACAAGGGCAGGGGTTAAGTCCAAGAATAAGAACTAA